The proteins below come from a single Triticum aestivum cultivar Chinese Spring chromosome 5D, IWGSC CS RefSeq v2.1, whole genome shotgun sequence genomic window:
- the LOC123124226 gene encoding uncharacterized protein produces the protein MALHLHRLPLLLLLLVLSTASATHSPETASARTHHHHHRSPFGTATAHFHPVPAAAPSMHQNYLHADTQSLLSAVEVDPVLADAQATDAAEARPAPLLPPQAAAATPDLAEATPQPQEEGPEPTTPAAATISTLLPLPATVATTASTPPHPAVSDAEQGLQQLARVLTSLGYNEMASEAPLLARAPPLARWPGAITVFAAPDAFLQASCPMCSRRHLLEQHIAMGYYPYSDLAAAATMKIPSASVGFCIKVATQRGPFGIHYARIYADGVEVSHPELYNDGRYVVHGLHGFLRPLTHSCFDGPHHHHLTGRSAAASAATATSVVRIMIRDAMARLRDGGYGFMALAMRVKFAELEKFANLTLYALDDPAIFVGGGHDYVSAVRFHIVPNHRLTRADLHRLRPGTVLPTLAGEGQSLVVTHYANDDVRINYIPIKEPDVVVNSRIAVHGVYVPFPRLHLADLAADQTNGTCGVGGPFGDCASSAITSPGE, from the exons ATGGCTCTCCATCTTCACCGCCTCcccctcctactcctcctcctcgtgCTGTCCACCGCCTCCGCCACCCACTCGCCGGAGACCGCCTCCGCGcgcacccaccaccaccaccaccgctcgCCGTTCGGCACCGCCACCGCCCACTTCCACCCCGTCCCTGCCGCCGCGCCCTCCATGCACCAAAACTACCTCCACGCCGACACCCAGTCCCTCCTCTCGGCCGTCGAAGTCGACCCCGTCCTCGCCGACGCGCAGGCCACGGACGCGGCGGAGGCCCGTCCCGCTCCGCTCCTGCCACCCCAAGCGGCCGCGGCCACTCCGGATCTCGCGGAGGCGACGCCGCAGCCGCAGGAGGAGGGGCCCGAGCCGACGACGCCCGCTGCAGCGACGATCAGCACGCTTCTCCCGCTCCCTGCCACGGTGGCGACGACCGCGAGCACGCCTCCGCATCCCGCCGTGTCCGACGCCGAGCAGGGGCTGCAGCAGCTCGCGAGGGTGCTCACCTCCCTCGGGTACAACGAGATGGCGTCGGAGGCGCCGCTcctcgcccgcgcgccgccgctcgCGAGGTGGCCCGGGGCCATCACCGTCTTCGCCGCCCCCGACGCCTTCCTCCAGGCCTCCTGCCCCATGTGCTCGCGCCGCCACCTCCTCGAGCAGCACATCGCCATGGGCTACTACCCCTActccgacctcgccgccgccgccaccatgaagATCCCCTCCGCCTCCGTCGGCTTCTGCATCAAGGTCGCCACCCAGCGGGGCCCCTTCGGCATCCACTACGCCAGGATCTACGCCGACGGCGTCGAGGTGTCCCACCCCGAGCTCT ACAACGACGGCCGCTACGTGGTCCACGGCCTCCACGGCTTCCTGCGCCCGCTCACGCACTCCTGCTTCGAcggcccgcaccaccaccacctcaccGGCCGCTCCGCCGCAGCCTCCGCGGCCACCGCCACCTCCGTGGTGCGCATCATGATCCGCGACGCCATGGCGCGACTCCGCGACGGGGGCTACGGGTTCATGGCGCTGGCCATGCGCGTCAa G TTCGCCGAGCTCGAGAAGTTCGCCAACCTGACGCTCTACGCGCTCGACGACCCGGCCATCTTCGTCGGCGGAGGCCACGACTACGTCTCGGCGGTGCGCTTCCACATCGTCCCCAACCACCGCCTCACGCGCGCCGACCTCCACCGCCTCCGCCCCGGCACGGTCCTCCCCACGCTGGCCGGCGAGGGCCAGAGCCTCGTCGTCACCCACTACGCCAACGATGACGTCCGCATCAACTACATACCCATAAAGGAGCCCGACGTGGTGGTCAACTCGCGCATCGCCGTCCACGGCGTCTACGTGCCGTTCCCCCGCCTCCACCTCGCCGACCTCGCCGCCGACCAGACGAACGGCACCTGCGGCGTCGGGGGGCCCTTCGGCGACTGCGCCTCCTCAGCGATCACCTCTCCCGGCGAGTGA